From Pseudomonas sp. G2-4:
CCTGGGTGAGCCAAAAGCTTCTGCAGGCCCTTGCCGTAGCTTTGCAGCGTGCCGGCATTGAGCATGGTCTGGGGCGACTGGTCGCCGATCAGCGCGGCCACTTGCTGGGTGAAGGCGGTAAATTGCGGCGAACGAATGCCGATCACCAGGCCAGGATTGGTGCAGAACTGACCGCAGCCTTGCACCACCGAGGCAGTCAAGTCGCGCGCGACACCTTCAGCGCGGGCCTCCAACGCTTGCGGCAATACGATCACCGGATTGATGCTCGACATTTCGGCGAACACCGGGATTGGCTGCGGCCGCGCGGCGGCCATGTCGCACAGGGCGCGCCCGCCCTTGAGGGAACCGGTGAACCCTACCGCTTGGATCGCCGGATGCTTGACCAGCCATTCGCCAACGCCACCGCCGTAGATCATGTTGAACACACCGGCAGGCATCGCGGTTTTCTCAGCCGCGCGGATGATCGCATCAGCCACGTGCTCGGCGGTCGCCATGTGACCGCTGTGGGCCTTGAACACCACCGGGCAACCGGCGGCCAGGGCCGACGCGGTGTCGCCTCCGGCCGTGGAAAACGCCAGGGGAAAGTTACTGGCGCCGAACACTGCCACCGGGCCCAGGCCGATGCGGTACTGGCGCAGGTCCGGACGCGGCAACGGCGTGCGCTCCGGCAAGGCCCGGTCAATGCGCGCACCGTAGAAATCGCCACGACGCAGCACCTTGGCGAACAGGCGCATCTGGCCGCTGGTGCGACCGCGCTCGCCCTGGATCCGTGCCGCCGGCAATGCGGTTTCACTACAGACCACGGCCACGAACTCATCGCCCAGGGCATCCAGTTCATCGGCAATGGCCTCGAGGAACTCGGCCCGGCGCACCGCGCTCAGGCTCCGGTAGGCCGGATAAGCCGCAGCTGCGGCCTTGGCGGCGGCGTCGACTTCTTCCGCCGTGGCCTGGATGAAGTCATGGGGCAAGGCTTCGCCCGTGCTGGCGTCGACGCTCTGCAGGCGGGTCTGGCCGGCCGCGCTGCGTGCGCCACCGATGTAGTTGTGGCCAAGGATCTGGTTCATCGCAAGTCTCCTTTTAAAGTGTGCCGATAGTACCCGGGTTGAACACCGCGTCTACCGGAGCAATGCCGTTGACCAGCGGTGCGCCGAATTCAGCCTGGCTGATTTCGAACACATCCCCCGGTTGGGTGCGGACGCCGTCGGCGAACGACAGGGTCGCGGTGCCGAAGAAGTGAACGTGCACGTCCCCCGGGCGCAGGAACTGACTGTACTTGAAGTGATGGAACTCCAGGTTTTCGAGGCTGTGGCACATGTTCGCCTCGCCGCTGAGGAATTCGTTCTGCCACAGCACTTCGCCGTTGCGCAGGATACGACTGGTCCCGGAAAGATGTTGAGGCAGTTCACCCACGCGAAGTTCCGGACCAAAACTGCAGCTGCGCAATTTCGAGTGGGCCAGGTACAGGTAA
This genomic window contains:
- a CDS encoding aldehyde dehydrogenase (NADP(+)), with translation MNQILGHNYIGGARSAAGQTRLQSVDASTGEALPHDFIQATAEEVDAAAKAAAAAYPAYRSLSAVRRAEFLEAIADELDALGDEFVAVVCSETALPAARIQGERGRTSGQMRLFAKVLRRGDFYGARIDRALPERTPLPRPDLRQYRIGLGPVAVFGASNFPLAFSTAGGDTASALAAGCPVVFKAHSGHMATAEHVADAIIRAAEKTAMPAGVFNMIYGGGVGEWLVKHPAIQAVGFTGSLKGGRALCDMAAARPQPIPVFAEMSSINPVIVLPQALEARAEGVARDLTASVVQGCGQFCTNPGLVIGIRSPQFTAFTQQVAALIGDQSPQTMLNAGTLQSYGKGLQKLLAHPGIEHLAGREQQGNQAQPQLFKADASLLINGDEALQEEVFGPTTVFVEVADQAQLSVALNGLHGQLTATMIGEPADFERFSELTPLLEQKVGRILLNGYPTGVEVCDSMVHGGPYPATSDARGTSVGTLAIDRFLRPVCFQNYPDSLLPEPLKNANPLGIQRLVDGVPGREAL